GTATTGCCGCAGCAATCTCGTCTTCGCCGCGTCCCCCATTGATGGCAATGCTTTCCCCAAAGACAAAGTGAGGAACCGAACGGACACCGGCACCGGCCGACCTGGCCGCTTCCTGCTCGACGCGGCGGTGCTGTTCAGGATCAAGTGCGATGGCACGCGCCTGGTTGCGGTCGAAACCGTAGTCGGCTGCGATGTCGGCCAATACATCCGCGTCGGAAATATTCTTCGCTTTGATGAAGTATGCGTCAGTGATTGCAACGGCGAGCCTGTGCTGCGTGTCACGCCCAGCGGCTGCCAGAATCACGGCATGAGCAGCTTGGGTCGGATACGCCCAGAGCTGGCGGCCAAGATCTAGTGAGAAACCCGAAGCGCGAGCTTCTCTCTCGGGGCGAGCAAAGGCCACTTTCGGATCGGTTATGCCGTAGCGCGAACGCAGCAAGTCGGGAATATAGAGGCCCCCCGCCGGCGCATCGGGCAGCAGCAAGACGGGATGCTGCCGGATATCAACGACCAGGTCGGGAAAACGCTCCGCCAGCACTTTGTCGAGACGGTGATGCCCGACGATGCACCACGGGCATGTGATTTCAGTATAGAGGTCTATTTGCATAACCATGTTCTGGCGGTCTGATCTGCACGCTATGCATTTGAAGGTAGCTCGGCATCGATTCTGGTCAATTGAACCGATACGTCCCACAGTCGTCTTGCGAGTTCTGGATTCCGCGCGTCCTGAGACGGAGTGCATTCACCAGAGGGACCTCGCAATTCGGAAGTTTTCGTCGGCCCGTAATAGCCGCCGCACTTTATTTGTCCGGTCGCCGCTTGCAATGCGCCCCACGCGCCCTGAGCCGGCGTGTTGAAAAACAGGCCGATCAATGACATTGCGATGTTGCCCCACCAGCTATCGCGCGCAAGGTTGGTTCCAGCAAGACCCGGGTGGCAGGCCAAAGCCGTAACCGCTATCCCCGCCGCCCGCAGTCGCCGATCCAGCTCAAAGACAAAAAGCAGATTCGCAAGCTTGCTGGCTGCATAGCGAGGCATCCACTCGTAACTCTTCTCCGCATCAAGATCGTCCCATTCGATCTTCGCGCTCTTGTGCAGACCGCTGCTCGTGACAACGATGCGCGACCCGGATGTTTCCGTGAGCCTGGGCAACATGAGCACGGTGAACGCAAAGCAGCCAAGATGATTGACGCCGAATGTCAGCTCGAA
This genomic interval from Burkholderia plantarii contains the following:
- a CDS encoding oxidoreductase produces the protein MSGFTNADVPDQSGKTFIVTGANTGIGLEIASTLAARRARVLLACRDAAKAEAAISRIRLMTPEANLAFLPLDLADLTSVRNAAKLAEKEPRIDALINNAGVQGPKLKRTVQGFELTFGVNHLGCFAFTVLMLPRLTETSGSRIVVTSSGLHKSAKIEWDDLDAEKSYEWMPRYAASKLANLLFVFELDRRLRAAGIAVTALACHPGLAGTNLARDSWWGNIAMSLIGLFFNTPAQGAWGALQAATGQIKCGGYYGPTKTSELRGPSGECTPSQDARNPELARRLWDVSVQLTRIDAELPSNA
- a CDS encoding DsbA family oxidoreductase — translated: MVMQIDLYTEITCPWCIVGHHRLDKVLAERFPDLVVDIRQHPVLLLPDAPAGGLYIPDLLRSRYGITDPKVAFARPEREARASGFSLDLGRQLWAYPTQAAHAVILAAAGRDTQHRLAVAITDAYFIKAKNISDADVLADIAADYGFDRNQARAIALDPEQHRRVEQEAARSAGAGVRSVPHFVFGESIAINGGRGEDEIAAAIRAASGAISL